In Treponema sp. OMZ 798, the following proteins share a genomic window:
- a CDS encoding ankyrin repeat domain-containing protein, producing MGNSFNSADPSISVNIFKDTPAWDLAKAVNSQNIKKIDQICSEHKELINYREPLYGTPLLYWAIANSKYNSAEILLKNGADPDLMQRASNNTPLYLAVGKRWKDKSIDINENIKYTELLLKSGADPNIPYLEESYDEITVLMNAISTGDSKQLVELLINNGAYINTQRNASTTAASLALQLKRYTIAHYLIAECHADITKPCYDPVRDKNLYRPGQEKIYPVNILREQSWIFPLDSKEYKLKQDIIAEFKRQGVDYYATPIPDSTKYHIKYTYPDNYEEMLEKF from the coding sequence ATGGGAAATTCATTTAATTCTGCTGATCCGTCCATATCGGTTAATATTTTTAAGGATACTCCTGCATGGGATTTAGCAAAAGCAGTTAATTCGCAAAATATAAAAAAAATAGATCAGATTTGTTCTGAACACAAAGAATTGATAAATTACCGTGAGCCCCTTTATGGTACGCCTTTGTTGTATTGGGCAATTGCAAACAGTAAGTATAATTCAGCAGAAATATTACTTAAAAACGGAGCTGATCCTGATCTTATGCAACGTGCATCGAATAACACGCCTCTGTATTTAGCTGTTGGCAAGCGCTGGAAAGACAAAAGCATTGATATAAATGAAAATATTAAATATACGGAACTATTATTAAAATCTGGTGCAGATCCGAATATTCCATATTTGGAAGAATCTTATGACGAAATAACTGTATTAATGAATGCAATATCTACGGGAGATAGTAAGCAATTGGTGGAGCTGCTGATTAATAATGGAGCCTATATCAATACACAGCGAAATGCAAGTACTACTGCTGCAAGTCTCGCTTTACAGTTGAAGAGATATACCATTGCTCATTATCTTATAGCAGAATGTCATGCTGATATAACTAAACCATGCTATGATCCTGTGCGGGATAAGAATTTGTATAGACCAGGGCAAGAAAAAATATATCCAGTAAATATCTTACGTGAGCAATCTTGGATATTTCCGTTAGATAGTAAAGAATATAAATTAAAACAGGATATAATCGCCGAATTTAAAAGACAGGGTGTCGACTATTATGCAACGCCTATTCCTGACAGCACGAAGTATCATATAAAATATACCTATCCTGATAATTATGAGGAAATGCTTGAAAAATTTTAA
- a CDS encoding transposase, which translates to MKATVTAANVHDSRELKNLIEKEDERLYADSAYIGEEIDRILKAKGIEEQICERGARGKPLSKKQKISNSKKKIEITKI; encoded by the coding sequence TTGAAAGCGACGGTAACAGCAGCCAATGTTCATGATAGTAGAGAGTTAAAAAATTTGATTGAAAAAGAAGATGAAAGATTATACGCAGATAGTGCCTATATAGGAGAAGAAATAGACAGGATTTTAAAAGCGAAAGGAATAGAAGAGCAAATTTGTGAAAGAGGAGCAAGAGGGAAACCTCTTAGTAAAAAACAAAAAATCAGTAACAGTAAAAAAAAAATCGAAATAACTAAGATATGA
- a CDS encoding transposase translates to MINSINNLFDEEDRLRVLSKLGDSLEKLNEKINWEIFKPLLKKALTKEPKGLGGRPAYDYVLMFKIIILQKLYNISDDQTEYQINDRLSFMRFLGLELKDKVPDSKTIWLFKEKLIEARVSKSYLKSLEKN, encoded by the coding sequence TTGATAAATAGTATTAATAACTTATTTGATGAAGAAGATCGTTTAAGAGTATTAAGCAAGTTAGGAGATAGTCTTGAAAAATTAAACGAAAAAATAAATTGGGAAATATTCAAACCACTATTAAAAAAAGCATTAACCAAAGAGCCAAAAGGTTTAGGCGGAAGACCTGCATACGATTATGTACTGATGTTTAAAATAATAATCTTACAAAAATTATACAACATAAGTGATGATCAAACGGAATATCAAATAAACGATCGGCTATCCTTTATGAGATTTTTAGGATTGGAATTAAAAGATAAAGTACCCGATTCAAAAACAATATGGCTTTTTAAAGAAAAACTCATTGAAGCGAGAGTATCAAAAAGTTATTTGAAAAGTTTGGAAAAGAATTAG
- a CDS encoding RHS repeat domain-containing protein has product MKISYLFNQPNHINTRTAIVREQKQFIKIAFAVHLSAAISAERYRSDSGALKSAVPHFVFFMIIINKMQQSAKRKLLLNKNNLSEVFPLTVESGKTMAFENRWSRYKEPSKNKAEAYLVYVEHLFLRSDAGDARIFSKDDEHAQRVYIRYGNGVETRYKYDEKRRWLDSIETKNNQTQDVFQKIKYSFDPVGNVLGYNNDASTYETNQSYTYDNLYQLIGVEGTSNQYKAKKSSGTTPVSIAKYKQTFAFDGIGNMKEKLSTTNIPGSQGNSYPKAELDYSLDYEYDPAYAHRLIRAGTRYYRYDANGNITAEKDGPFTDEEEFVFTYSYFEEQDVYGADYGFGLDAPKETEQSNPQDLFAYRRNYTWNERNLLTKSSDRNFTVHYRYGEDGQRALKYTDEGRSETLYFNNFFTIHIPTQDQNNPQGLRVHKHIFVGNSRLVTAMTHTDNQGDNEEQKVKRYYYHSDHLGSAQFVTDWKGKQYEHIEYTPYGELWVEEVAAGLDKLPFRFTGKELDEETGLYYYGARYLDPKYSRWLSGDPAVSDYIPKAPIDDEAKKHNENLPGLGGVYNTVNLHVYHYAGNNPVKYTDPDGRDIHILTLGGVGAKLVIGGSLNIGIAWDDNGNSALVMTGGFGVGVEAQLHTFLTPSYSVTKGKNIDDLPGIGSTRISFNASLTGTEANVGVGIGINFDMESNEISGINAGIIGGGVNFIGFARFKIIKHGEKSRSAEQLKEIIDTIKNLDSIPDDIKQQILKTIKEMM; this is encoded by the coding sequence ATGAAGATTAGTTATTTATTCAACCAACCTAACCATATCAACACTCGGACAGCGATTGTAAGGGAGCAAAAGCAATTTATCAAAATTGCTTTTGCTGTACATCTTTCCGCAGCAATTTCTGCGGAAAGATACCGAAGCGATAGCGGAGCTCTGAAAAGCGCGGTGCCGCATTTTGTTTTCTTTATGATAATAATAAACAAAATGCAGCAGTCCGCCAAAAGAAAGTTATTATTAAATAAAAACAACTTATCGGAGGTTTTTCCGCTTACGGTAGAAAGCGGAAAAACAATGGCTTTTGAAAATAGGTGGAGCAGATACAAGGAGCCTAGTAAAAATAAAGCGGAGGCGTATCTGGTATACGTCGAGCATTTATTTTTGCGTAGCGACGCAGGAGATGCCCGCATATTTTCAAAAGATGACGAACACGCACAAAGAGTTTACATACGCTACGGAAACGGAGTAGAAACAAGATACAAATACGATGAGAAAAGAAGATGGCTTGACTCGATAGAAACAAAGAATAACCAAACTCAAGACGTCTTTCAAAAAATAAAGTACTCATTTGACCCTGTAGGAAACGTACTAGGTTATAATAACGACGCAAGCACGTATGAAACAAATCAGAGTTACACATACGACAACTTGTATCAGCTTATAGGTGTAGAGGGTACAAGTAACCAATACAAGGCTAAAAAAAGCTCTGGAACAACACCTGTAAGCATTGCAAAATATAAACAAACCTTTGCCTTTGATGGCATAGGCAACATGAAAGAAAAATTAAGCACCACAAACATACCCGGCTCTCAAGGGAACTCATACCCCAAAGCTGAACTTGATTACAGCCTCGACTACGAATACGACCCGGCTTATGCACACCGTTTAATAAGAGCCGGAACCCGCTATTACCGCTATGACGCAAACGGCAACATAACGGCAGAAAAAGACGGTCCATTCACAGACGAAGAAGAGTTTGTATTTACATACTCATACTTTGAAGAACAAGATGTTTATGGCGCAGACTACGGCTTCGGGCTTGACGCACCAAAAGAAACGGAACAGTCAAACCCGCAAGACCTATTTGCCTACAGGCGCAACTACACATGGAACGAGCGTAACCTATTAACAAAATCAAGTGACCGAAACTTTACCGTGCACTACCGATACGGCGAAGATGGCCAAAGAGCCTTAAAATACACTGACGAGGGAAGAAGTGAAACGCTTTATTTTAATAATTTTTTTACGATACACATACCGACACAAGACCAAAATAACCCTCAAGGTTTAAGAGTACACAAACACATATTTGTGGGTAACAGCCGCCTTGTAACAGCGATGACGCATACGGATAACCAGGGAGATAATGAGGAACAAAAAGTTAAAAGATATTACTACCACAGCGACCACTTAGGAAGCGCACAATTTGTAACTGACTGGAAAGGTAAACAATACGAACATATAGAATATACACCCTACGGAGAATTGTGGGTAGAAGAAGTTGCTGCAGGGTTGGATAAGTTACCGTTTAGGTTTACGGGAAAGGAGCTTGATGAAGAGACGGGGTTGTATTATTATGGGGCAAGGTATCTTGATCCGAAGTATTCAAGATGGTTGAGTGGGGATCCGGCAGTGAGTGATTACATACCCAAGGCTCCTATTGACGATGAAGCGAAAAAGCATAATGAGAACTTACCGGGACTGGGCGGGGTATACAACACGGTAAACTTGCATGTGTATCATTATGCTGGGAATAATCCGGTAAAGTATACCGATCCGGATGGACGGGATATTCATATACTCACTTTAGGTGGTGTTGGTGCTAAACTTGTCATTGGCGGTTCACTAAATATTGGAATAGCATGGGATGATAATGGTAATTCTGCTCTTGTTATGACAGGCGGCTTTGGTGTAGGTGTTGAAGCACAACTTCATACTTTTTTAACTCCTTCTTATTCAGTTACTAAGGGTAAAAACATAGATGACCTTCCAGGTATAGGTTCTACTAGGATTTCTTTTAATGCGAGTTTGACAGGAACAGAAGCTAATGTAGGTGTAGGTATTGGCATAAATTTTGATATGGAATCAAATGAAATTTCAGGTATTAATGCAGGGATAATTGGTGGAGGTGTCAATTTTATAGGCTTTGCAAGATTTAAAATTATTAAACATGGAGAAAAAAGCCGTAGCGCAGAACAACTAAAAGAAATTATTGATACTATTAAAAATCTAGATTCAATCCCTGATGATATCAAACAACAAATATTAAAAACGATTAAGGAAATGATGTAA